From the genome of Vicia villosa cultivar HV-30 ecotype Madison, WI linkage group LG2, Vvil1.0, whole genome shotgun sequence, one region includes:
- the LOC131645824 gene encoding eukaryotic initiation factor 4A-3-like: MEFETREGVKAIGSFEEMITKDDLLRGIYQYGFEKPSAIQQRAIVPIIQGRDVIAQAQSGTGKTSMIALTVCHVVDTSVNEVQALIVSPTRELASQTEKNILAIGDYINIRSHACIGGKSMGEDIRKLEHGVHVVSGTPGRVCDMIKRRTLPTRAIKLLFLDESDEMLSRGFKDQIYDLYRYLPPDLQVVLISATLPHDVLEMTNKFMDDPVRVLVKRDELTLERIKQYFVEVEREEWKFDTLCDLYDTLTISQAVIFCNTKQKVDWLSKQMYNNNFTVSSMHGDMPQRERDAIMKEFRAGTTRLLITTDVWARGLDVQQVCTVINYDLPNNRELYIHRIGRSGRFGRKGVALNFVKSHEVTIMRDIEQYYSTQIEELPMNVADVL; this comes from the exons ATGGAATTTGAGACAAGGGAGGGTGTGAAGGCAATTGGAAGTTTCGAGGAGATGATAACAAAAGACGATTTACTTCGCGGGATCTACCAATATGGTTTCGAGAAACCGTCGGCGATTCAACAACGTGCCATTGTGCCTATCATTCAGGGTCGTGACGTCATCGCTCAGGCTCAATCTGGAACCGGAAAGACCTCCATGATTGCCCTAACTGTTTGCCATGTTGTTGACACATCCGTCAATGA GGTGCAGGCTTTAATTGTTTCTCCAACTAGGGAGCTTGCCTCTCAAACTGAAAAGAATATATTGGCTATCGGGGATTACATAAATATACGATCCCATGCTTGCATTGGAGGCAAAAGTATGGGAGAAGACATAAGGAAACTTGAACACGGAGTTCATGTAGTGTCTGGAACTCCTGGTCGAGTATGTGACATGATCAAAAGGAGAACATTGCCCACAAGAGCTATCAAGTTGCTATTTTTG GACGAATCTGATGAAATGCTGAGCAGAGGGTTTAAAGATCAAATTTATGATTTGTACAGATATCTCCCACCTGATCTTCAGGTTGTCTTGATTTCTGCTACTTTACCTCATGATGTACTGGAGATGACAAATAAGTTCATGGATGATCCTGTGAGGGTCCTTGTAAAACGTGACGAGTTGACATTGGAG CGCATCAAGCAATATTTTGTTGAGGTTGAGAGGGAGGAATGGAAGTTTGATACTCTGTGTGATCTTTATGACACACTTACTATATCTCAAGCTGTTATATTCTGCAACACCAAGCAAAAG GTGGACTGGTTATCCAAACAAATGTATAACAATAATTTCACCGTGTCATCAATGCATGGTGACATGCCTCAGAGAGAAAGAGATGCAATAATGAAGGAATTTCGTGCTGGAACAACTCGTTTATTAATAACAACAGATGTTTGGGCTCGTGGCCTTGATGTACAGCAG GTTTGTACGGTTATCAATTATGACCTTCCAAATAATCGAGAGTTGTATATTCATAGGATTGGCCGTTCGGGACGTTTTGGACGAAAG GGCGTTGCATTAAATTTTGTCAAAAGTCATGAAGTCACCATCATGAGAGATATTGAACAATACTATAGTACTCAGATTGAGGAACTGCCAATGAATGTTGCTGATGTTTTGTAA